Part of the Pieris napi chromosome 6, ilPieNapi1.2, whole genome shotgun sequence genome, ATCGAAAAGCGTGTATAAATTTCATACTAAATCTGTGGTCAATCCCACACTTTTCGATTTACTATTAGCGGGTAATGTttcccaaaaatattttaagctcAATAACGGTTATCGTATTTTATGCAATGAAAAGTATGTacaaattagattttaaataagttgtaTGCTCTATGCCGCTTACCGCGAATCATAAGCAGGGTACCCTAGAATTCAGTGCTTGAGATTTTATGCTTCTAAATGGCTTTACAAATTTTCtgtgaaagataaaaaaagaatgaaaccaacattttgattttattaactatgtatttaattattcttcaGGAGAGGAGAGTTTGAAGATTGGGCAGATGAAATGGCAAGAAAGGGTTTGTTTCAAGCTGTCCCCAAGGaaattttaaaggataatgtaccaggaaaataatttatttaatttggttaaactataaaataaatgtattgttttaaattgtttctttttaacAATGAAAGTTGGATTGAATCACAAATATGGCTTTAATTCTGTGGCAATTACATATATTGGTAGTAATGATTctctatcaataataaaatattaaaattaattctattatAACTCAACTCAAATAACGGAAGTGAATCGTGTCACACGTTTTGTTTATCAGCCAATAACAAATcgcataaatgttacaaaaactCAAAGATTATTATATGGACCAATCCTGTGGAGCCTTCAATGAAGCATGAATGTGATAAACAGAACATTGTGTAAACGTCTGATAAATAAGATGTTTAATGAGAGAAAAACTATTTACGTGATCTGGtcaacgtaaataaataattctagttataaatattaaaaaaaaataatttataaaatctagtgaaatgtgtttgtatttgtttgattactcaatttaataatgattatcAGAGTAATTATGTATATGACGTCTTTACAATGTTTGTGTCTATGTTTGTCGTCTTTGAATCAATGCGCATGTCAAGTTGAAAATTGCAAATGGCGTCCGTTGTTATTGTTCGTACCGATTaactatttgtaaaatatttactgaTCTTTTTACGGATTTTTCTATTGAACTATTATTCTGATCGGATGTAATAACCTTCAATTATACGGCGCGATACTATTTATGTgcgtttttatgtattttgagtgttttttttcgaaatctATGTGTGTCATGCAAATGGGGTAAGCTAGAAGTATCGGACGTCGCTTAGGTTGTTTTGGAtagtttcaataataaaaccaaGTGGAGTTTTGTGACCTGATGTGTAGAAATGGATTTAGCATTAAGTTTATTAGTTAACAATTCGTGTTAGAATTGCTAAACATTACGAGAACGTCTGCAATTATCCAATGTTCCATGCCGTGACTGTACTCCCTGTACATTTCAAAATGGCTGCTGCTCTTCACGATATATGAGCTTTGCGTCACTGGAATATAAATCAGTGGATTTGATTGAAGGAGAGAAACCCCGGCTTGTAGTCGTGTGGTTCGATGtgaaaagtttaattaaagtgACAAACAGTGTCCATAAGAAGGCAAGGACAGCACAAAAGTAGCGTATCATATGTTTTGGCAGTAGTGGACACTGAGTGACCATAGAACCGATATTGCCTTGCGAGCCGGATTGTAATGTTGAGCTTGCTTTTCCAGGATGATTTGGAACACAAGAGAATAGAAATTTAGTGATATTGAGCGGAATGTGACATTGTATGATAGGTGAGTGATAGTATTtcgtttatttacattttgttgATCGCGCAATTGTGCGGTGTTGGAACAAGATGGACACATTGGGGGTTGTAGAGGCGGCCGTCGGATGCGTCCCGCGAACGTGCATGCCGAGGCTGACCCGTCTCgcctaattatttattgatatcgAACAAAACACGTAAACACGTTATAATAAACGTTGTGTAACATACGTCCGTGTTTTTCCGACCTTGCCGTGAAAAAAGAAGGAATATTCCTTACGAAAACTAACtctttataaacttatatgattcatttaaattttacatacaatttctattatacaacaaatattattgtcTTACTCGATTTTGATTTATCTTTAATGGCTTTTCTAACCTatgttagaaaataaatatttatttacaaatattatcaCATCATATcacaataacataaaattaaatttacaatttcaaataatattttctatacaaatGCAACATATAGTTAAGCTATTAttgttaaacaataaatatgtgctgtattcaaattattgaatCTTATCAGAGTCCATCATTTCTACAAAACTTAAGACAGGACAATAGATACAGTAATAGTAAAATGTAAGATAGTTTACATTCAATAAATACaacatagaaattataaaaaaatgtgtttcatTCTAAAGGCAGgcttttttcaaattaaaacattataacttaaaaataaaaataaggaataaaaaaatgacaatTTTGCACCTTCAAATATAAGAAAACTTTACCATTACTGGGTGAAACTGAACTGCTGATGAACAAGTTAATAGAATTTAAagttttcatattatataagacATGAATGGAGATAATATTCATTCATACTATGAATAGGGCAgtgtttgtattaattaaaaactaaacatgataactatagaaatttttaatttcactatttttcaaagatttataCCTTTGacctaaatttttaatatactattTTGTACACAAGTgtattttgttgtattataatatacttcttacttaaaatttacattacttTTATTGTTAGAATGTTCACTTTACATTCGCATAACTAAAAAAGCTATTATTTCCCCAGTGTTGTTTATATCACAATCAAATTGTATCAATATTGGCTCTGCTCTTTAactgttaaaaaattattgaaattaattagaaactaaaaattcttataataaagtataattttagtgaagtttataaaaacttatcaGATTTGTTCTAAGTTGTACAACTCTTggaacttttaattatttgtttagtatatatttttactatataaaataaacattatttcaatCAATATCATTCAATAATAGTATATGATATTTACAATATAGTAATTACGCTGATTCATTACATAACACAATGTAAAGATTTATCATTAGAAggtaaaagttaaattaattaaacatcaaatataattaatctacTTTTCATAATGACTAAGCTATTTACATACACAAGTCTTactttcataattaattttataataattttatttctcacAATTTAGGATTTAACTTCCTTCAGCTATGttcttgtttttatattaaaaagttatttgtggattaaaataaaacattaaaaattttattaacataatctGGAATTTTAGTATAATTCTCTAGAGAAAAGTTTTGactctattttatatttgataacAAATTGAGTTTTTTTCACAGGAGTCAGGGaatgaatataattatgttatcCAATCAccaaaatgttattttgtattctataATTTAGACCGAGTTAGTGgtttatagtaaatataagtTATAGATTTTTGTCCCAAAAGGTATGTTTCAGACCGGCACTATTAAATCTAATTCatgtaatatttgttttgatataAACAGACACATTTAAGGTCCTTTCCCATGTTAATATCTTATATGTAAATAGCCCACTCTgcagtaaaaattataaaagctttattcgaaataaaaatatattaaatacaactCGCAAACTTACTTTGATAGCACTTTAGGCGATACAGAAATTGTGGTTATAAGAGAATGAAGTATAGAATTGAATTCTTCTTTCCcacttttaaaattgtttttggaaATATGTAATAGCTATTGCAAACTCTGTCTCCTGTCTATCCTATGATTTCCTCCACAACTGAGTTCTGCGTCAGAATATTTATCTTCTTGGTCTATCTCTTCATGGTCTTCAAACATGAAGTAATGGTTACTTGTGTAATCCACAGCATGGCAGCGGACAGCGATGGGCTAGGTTCGTGCGCTGCCTCGTGCGGCGTGGTCGTTACGTGCGAGGGCGACCTCCGCGACCCGCGCTTTCCCGCGCGCCTACGCCGGCTCTTGCGCGAACTGCGGCAGCTTCTCGCCGAGCCTCATCCGCACACGCTTAAAGTCAACAAGGTACTACTATATTGGTGTTCATCTGCTTAATGTAGACTGATGAAATACTTAGAcgtaattatgaaatttattttacgtaattAATGATAACACTTTATTAACATCGGAATAAagaagaatttaaataaacatattgtaATGCAGGATGGCttgcattattttaatatagatacTATAAAAGTCAAAGATaatgtaaaaacaataatagatattatctgccgctttatatagttattaaagTCAGCAGTGTTGTTTCTAaacaagatttttattttttgagaactttgtttatgtaaaattgGTAAACACTTATCTATTTGATAACAGGTGGAGCCGTGGAACTCGGTGCGCGTAACGCTGTCGGTGCCGCGTGCGGCAGCGGCACGTTTGCGCGCGTTGGCGGCGGCGGGTGCTCCGCAACTGCGTGCGTTGGGCATTCTCTCCGTGCAGCTAGATGGAGATGCTGCCGTCTCTCTGCGGTTGCAGCACGGCGCAGAAGTTAGGATTAATACTGAAGCTGATGGTATTATCACATTAATAGACCATACCATATTTATACGTGACCCTTAATCTAGTGtcactttaattattttttacagataagatattgtttttatgacTCACAATCCCACTTACAACTAATAATTAGGAGAATAACagtttttaactttaatatagTGGTCGGGCAATCTACGCATaatcaatacatatttaataagtgTTCTAAGAGccattttttaatgttaaaaaaccGGAGCTTCCAATTATTTGATGTATTTATGCAAGTCGAAAGATGAAAGGTCTGAttcattacaaacaaaaaagcaTAGTATTTCTTAGACTGTTTAAGAATTaactttatttcaataattaatagattaaaatattttccagaTGCGGGTACATCGAGATCGCAATCTAACGAGCTTCTCTCGAACTTGGGTGGCATAGGCCGCCTTTTGGCCGACGATGGGGCTTCCACGAGCACCGAAGCCACCCCCCCGCGGGAGAACTTCAAGTCCCCGAACACCGTGTGCCCCATGGACGGCAAAATACCGCAGAACATTCCCACGCCGACCGATCGCTGTGAATTCCCCTTTGGCAGTATGACGCAGGCCAGGGTCATACACCGCAAGGAGAATACGTTAGGTATGGTTCAACCAGTGGGGCAGGTTTATCTTCATTAGGTCTTTTTGGAGCTATTAATATTAGCTACTTAAAAGGAGAATTTAACTTTAAAGAAATCTACAGTTTGTTTATGTTCTTCAGTAGCTATATTATTTTGAGCTTAtacacatatttaatattgttacagTATTTAACAGTCTTCACCCTATAGtaaatacacattttataTGATGAATGATGTATATGTTAGTGTATAATAATcgtaagtaattattttttcgccTGGAAATGAGACTAGGATCTCTCCCTATAGAGGCAAAACACCTATAGAGGTGTTATCACCTACACCTATAagatatactttttttttgtttttgtaataatattaaatatggctcaaattatatattttttataacatacttatacctaaaaagtaaaaactaaCTATATTACATTGCCCAAACCAAAGcatgtatgtaaattaaaacaatgacAAACAAgactttaatttttagaaataatgcccgccttccactgcgagcggaacggacccattacggactccACTTTACTCGtaacgatgattttcatacattttcatttccGTGGGAAACTCGGTCAACTCACTCTCTCCGCTGCGCTCGTCTCTGCTTTGGTGGAAAGAAGCACATCAGTCCCAACGTGTCCCAAATCATCGTtacgagtatagcggagtccgtaatgggtccgttccgctcgcagtggaaggcgggCATAACCGATTTAGTATCTGAAGTATTGAAAAAACACTTACtccataaataaatcaataaatttttttttgaataatattgagTTTCACCACCAATCACGGTATAATATTATCCCTAGTTAATAAATTGATGATAATTCCAGGTCTAACGGCTACTCCTCTACGGGGAAGTTCAACGGAGGGGCAATTCGTGCGGCCCTCCACGTCGTCCTTTCCTGGCCCGCCGCCTCCCTATCCCGCTCCTACGCCCCCGACCCCTACTTCTGCCCCCACTGTCGCCATGTCTTCGCCCCTATTAGTCAATCTCCTCCAGAATGATGCGCCTACGCCGCAACCGAGACCGAAAGCGCCGCATCCGGCTAAGTTAGATCGGCTTGAGGATTCAcaggtaattatttattataattggttTTCAAAGTAACCCTGAATAGATTATTTTCAATGactaatacttattattaggTTTTTTATAGTGCAAGTAATTATTAGTTTGTGTACACACACATGTCAAAgtctcgcgagccctctggtattgagagtgtccatgggcggtggtatcacttaacatcaggtgagactcctgcccgtttgccccctgttcttaaaaaaaaaacacaaaccCTAAACTTACAATATATCTCAAGCTATTGTATGTTTTGTCCTTAGcactataaaataacaatatgactacatatattcttaaactaactaaatttataatttgattataattattcattaatttaattaacatacatGTGTAAAGAAAGCTAATATTGCTTTATTTTTGAGGTGTTATGGTGTCAAGGCAGtgtcaaatattttagaaacaaaactcacattttttaaaatattattcttatttagtagtaattaattataatattattttaatttaaacaaaatgagCTAACATTACAGATTATACCAATGGCAACTATTTCCATTTATATCATAGtactaaatatatgtatatagtaataaattaaggTTAGTTTATTTGTTGGTAATAAGTgagctgtgttggcctagtggcttcagcgtgcgactctcatacctgaggttgtaggttcaatccccggatgtgaaccaatagactttctttctatgtgcgcatttaacatttgcacgaacgatgaaggaaaacattgtgaggaaaccgacttgtcttagacccaaaaagtcgacggcgtgtgtcaggcacctacttgatttaaaaatgatcatgaaacagattcaaaaatctgaggtcaagacttaaagaggttgtagcgccactgatttttttttataatgacgttattaatttttgcttcacttaaaattttcaattatattcgTGACTTGTACTGAATCgcttttaatataacatttcaaaaataaagcGACATCATCTTGTACCTAATGAATCCATAAGCCCCTGTTACTTAAACAAAGTTATGTCCGCAGGTGGAACTAGCCGTGGGTCGAGCGCCGTTCGAGTACCGCGGGGCACGGCCGACGCTGCGTCCCCCCACGCCGACGTCTTCTCCCATCCCCTCCCCTTCCTCCCCTCGACCCAGGCCGAACTTCATCCGCCGGGCATTCGTGGCGCGACCCCAACCCCCGACGCAGTATCGGGCGCCCCCCAACGCGACGATCGTCACCCGGCAACGGTTTCCGTATCCCGAGTTCCCTCCGCCCCCGCCCCCGTACAGGCAAGCGGTGCCCAGGCCTAGACCCCAGCCGCCGCGAGTCACTCAGGAAGACCTCCAGGCGTTGTTGCCGCCGCCGCCCACCTCTATGGATCAGAAGACGCAGTCCAGTTTCCAGGTATGTGTTAGTacaattttatctttttaatccacatttttttatattgtcttttCTGCTATTTAACAATCAAATCCTGCATAAATATATACACTAAAGAGATATTATTTGGCTGCTTTAGCTTTGATTTGCATGGGACAGTATCAATACCTATTATAGTGTATAGATTtgttgatattatattaaatgcgttataattatgtttacagGAGTTCCAGCGGTATCAGCAGCAATACAACGCCCGGCAGCGCGCCGCGTCCCGCGCCGCCAACGCCCCGCAGCCCGACTGGAACGAGCCCTACCGGGACACGTTGGGACTGGCCTTGCCCGAATTGCCCGACGGCTGCGACCTCGACCAGCTGCTTCCCTCTCTCCCCTCGGACCTCAATCTGGACGACACCGCCCTCTCCGCCATCTCCGACCTCGACTCCAATAAGCTCGATCTCCTCTACGAGCAGGAGCACTCCAACCCCGATGCCCTGCTGCAGGAGATCACCGGTGTCCAGTATCCCCTGAACGGGCCCGACGTGCCCGCCCAGAACGAAGTGCCTAAAGACTACGGCGAGAACAACTTTATGCCGCCGCCGCCGCCGCCCGTGCCTTCCAAGTTCCAGAACAGTCCGAATCCACCTTTCAAGTCGCCCCCTCCCGAAAGGATCAACCATCTGACGAATATGCCCCCTCCCCTGAGACTCCCCGTGAGGGCCACGGCTTCGGTCTCGACGGCGACGGTCGGCTCGCAGGCGACGGCTCAGGAGATCGAGGAGCAGAACAAACGGTATCTCATCAAAACTCTCATGAGAGACGACGAGCCGCCTCCGCCGCCGCCTCCCAAGGAGCCCGAGAAGAAGCCGGAGGTCATCGTCGCCCAGTGTAAAGTCAGAGATGGAACCGAAACGTCGgagattttttctaaaacgGACGACGACAAGAAGGATGACGACAAATCGAAAAGCAAAATGATTGCGAAGAAGGACGTCAAGGATGATAAATCGATCGCGCAGAAAGGCGGGAAACCCCGGAGCGGGGCCAAAGAGAAGCCCGCGGTCCTGAAGGATAAGATTGTGCGCGACGGAAAGTCTGCCAAAGTTGCCTTAACGCGGCCTCACGTCGCGAAACCCTCGACGCCCAACGCCGAGGCGCCGAAGTCTCCCCCCGGGGAGAAAGAGTCCATCAAGTTGCGGCTCAAGCTCGATAAGAACGAGCCCGTCGTCCAACCCGTGTACAAAGCGGATATTAGCTTTAATAACCAGCAACCCAAGCCCGATAAACCGGCGGAAAGTGAGCCCAGGGTGCCTCCTCTACACATAAGCTTACGGGGGCGGAATTCCAAAGTTATAACGAATtctaaaaaagaaaagaaaaaattagcCCCGGGCGAGTTACACAAAAAGgtgaaaataagaaaatctatTGAGTCCGATGAAAAATCTCATCGAAGGGATTCGGAAGAATCTCTGGCCACAAAATCGAGTGATAGCACGGAGAATTCGAAGACTGATGAGTATTTACacgtaaaaaatatgaaactcAACAACCACTTCGACGGCGATGGGATCAAAACGGACGTCACCGGGGACAATAACGTAGTCTATAGAATGAAGACGATATCGAAGAACGCGCATATCGTGACCAAACACGactacaaattaaataacaaaattcagaatttagatatgaaattaaaaaagaaatcgaAAGTCCTCAGCGACGGTAAGGCGatagaaaaagaaagagaTAAAGAGTGGAGGAACGATTTGCTAGACAAGGAGGGGAAATACGCGCAAAACGAGGGTTACAGAGAGACAAACAATCACGAGGCAAAGAAGAAGTTACCGACGAAAGTCGAGGCAAAATGTGATATTAAATCCAGTGAAGTGCAATCGGTTGACAGTGAATGTGAAAAAGACGGCAGTGAAGTGAGACTGTGTCTTAGTGAAAGGACAGTGGGTGAGGAGAAAGAGGACAATAAGTTAAAACGGACACTCACCGATAGTGCTATCACCTCCCCCAATGGGCTCTTATCCTCTGAGAAGAAGAGGAAGACCACACATAGTTCCTGTCCAGGTAAGTCTTGTGTCGTTTATAGGTAACATTTAATGCAAGTTTTACACTGGAAATTGAGATGTTCGGGAAACATTGTACCACAAACTGTGTGATACttgcattacaataaaatactcaagtgtatataattatttgtaaagaGTTCTTTTACTTAGCATTATCCTGAGGGAGAAGAGTTTGAgatctattttaaatgttttacacatgtttgaattaatttgttttgcaCAATGTGATAGAGCTCTCGACAAAACACTCATgccatttcttttaataaagttgTCAAATTGTTTTGCTACTTCCCGAAGTCCGGAAGACTTGAGGGCTATTTTTGtacataagaaaattgtaaatagtaaCCTTTTTGTTTAGTTCTTGAAAATGGGCATTTTATCATAAGCATTGATATTGTGTTGTAAtgaatgattatttatatattatatattttaatgtaatttgtaGGGTACATCAGAAATTACAATGAAAGCTATTGACAAAATgtgtaaaaattttatacacctgttaattaaaatatcttttattaaaagctGACAATTCTTGCATTTTACCCCTTTTGatcaatatatattgtataattgtaCTCGACAGactaatataaactaaattacTCATCAAAATCATTGTGTTTTCTTTCTAATCATcctaattataataagttttaaagttaatttatgtgacaaactaaatcaatttaatttaaatatttttatacctgtcaacattaaataaattagatttttgtgaTCAAACCGAATGAAGGTAGTATGCCCATTTTCTTATAACTGCATgtataatttgaatataatgTAACACTAATATGAAGAACTATTTCTCAAGAAATATTTCTTCAGGAGGATTCCCTCCAGTCAcagatacaatatttacaggAGTTCCTTTGTTTGCGTTCCAGATCCTCCTGGATCGACAAACGTAGGCACGATAGGTGGATCCCGGGGGGACTCCCCGCCCGCCTCTAGTCAGCGAACAGGCGCCGTCTCACCCAGGAGGAAGGAGCGCCCCAAGGACAAGTCCTACTGCAAACTCGTCGCGGAGAGAACCGCCCGCCCCGAAGCTGAGAAATTCACTAACAGGTCGCCCAACTCCCAAGCGCAAGGGGAAGACTCGGGAATAGAATCCATGGATGCCTTATCGGAGAAATCCCCTAATCAAGCCAGCCAATCGCCCCCCGGTCCCCAGAGGAAAGAACGCCTCGATATGCCCAGATCGACCAGTCCCACCTCAGTCCAGAGGATAATCGGTGTCATCGACCCTACCCCCGCTTCTGATGAACTTTTAGAAAGGCTATCGCTGGCCACGGGGCAACCCCATTATGACCCCGGGCCCCCAGATATCGATGACATAGGGGACATCGAAGCGGAACTGGCCAAGATGCACGACCACATAAACGGGGACGACGCGCCTAGGAGACCGCTCGATGTAAGCAATCAGACCAAAGAAGTTAAAAGAACACCCACACCTGTACTGAGAGACGACGACAAGCCGCCTTGCCAAAGTATAGATAGAGGAAATGACCAAGACAAGAAAGAAGATATCAAGCTGGAAAGTAATATTGCTCAAAAGGATGAAGCGACGAAACAGGAGAGAAACGTTTCGCCGAAAAAAGAAAAGAGTGAAGAGTTTGATAACTTACCAAGCAGAGTTTCGCCTCCTCTCTATACGTATTCTAATCAAGAAAAGTCGTCAACGGAAGGACATGAGATAAAGGAAGAAAAATCCACCGTCGAAAATGGTGAGGCAAAAAATTTCGAGACCGAAAAAGATAAGACAGAGGTCAAAATAGAAAGATTACCACTCAAAGCGGATTTCCCCGATAAGAGCTTATTAGAGCAATTGCTGATAGAGATACCGACGCCCGATTACGTCAGCAAACGGCCCGAGTCGCCCTCACCATCCGCCTTAGAAAGGGTCGCGCGGAGCAGCGTGCGCACGAGATCCAGCAGCAAAATGAACAGCCCCGCGGACGGACCCAAAACTCCGCGGCTCAGTCCGGGTCTAAGTAAGCTCGAGCGGTCCGATTCACCCGCGCTTCAACCGAGGAACTGCTTGAGAAGCAGTTCCGTCGACAAAACCAGTCCTAAAACGGCCACCGTCGCCAACGCCAAACCCGTCCCCGGGGGAAAGCGAAAACGTCGCGAGTCAGAAAGTTCATGCACGTCCACCGTTAGCATAGAGGAGGGTCTATCGCCGGGCCGGACGAAGAAGAAACCCAGACGGGTGGATCAGAAACCAGGGATCCCGGCGGTCGGCGGGAAAGGGAAGAAGGATTCGGATAGCGATAGTGACGAGCCGTTGATCTGCAAGGTGCGGGGGAAGGGGGTGAAGACAGTGAAACCGGGGGTAAAGGTGGTGAAAGGGGCAGAAGGGGTGGGGACGAGACGGTCCGTGCGCCACGGGGCAGCACCCACCGCGCCTGCCACGCCGGCGCCGCCCAACAGCACCACTGTCAGGCGGAAAACGAGGAGTGCTGGTG contains:
- the LOC125050709 gene encoding protein piccolo-like isoform X3 — its product is MAADSDGLGSCAASCGVVVTCEGDLRDPRFPARLRRLLRELRQLLAEPHPHTLKVNKVEPWNSVRVTLSVPRAAAARLRALAAAGAPQLRALGILSVQLDGDAAVSLRLQHGAEVRINTEADDAGTSRSQSNELLSNLGGIGRLLADDGASTSTEATPPRENFKSPNTVCPMDGKIPQNIPTPTDRCEFPFGSMTQARVIHRKENTLGLTATPLRGSSTEGQFVRPSTSSFPGPPPPYPAPTPPTPTSAPTVAMSSPLLVNLLQNDAPTPQPRPKAPHPAKLDRLEDSQVELAVGRAPFEYRGARPTLRPPTPTSSPIPSPSSPRPRPNFIRRAFVARPQPPTQYRAPPNATIVTRQRFPYPEFPPPPPPYRQAVPRPRPQPPRVTQEDLQALLPPPPTSMDQKTQSSFQVCEFQRYQQQYNARQRAASRAANAPQPDWNEPYRDTLGLALPELPDGCDLDQLLPSLPSDLNLDDTALSAISDLDSNKLDLLYEQEHSNPDALLQEITGVQYPLNGPDVPAQNEVPKDYGENNFMPPPPPPVPSKFQNSPNPPFKSPPPERINHLTNMPPPLRLPVRATASVSTATVGSQATAQEIEEQNKRYLIKTLMRDDEPPPPPPPKEPEKKPEVIVAQCKVRDGTETSEIFSKTDDDKKDDDKSKSKMIAKKDVKDDKSIAQKGGKPRSGAKEKPAVLKDKIVRDGKSAKVALTRPHVAKPSTPNAEAPKSPPGEKESIKLRLKLDKNEPVVQPVYKADISFNNQQPKPDKPAESEPRVPPLHISLRGRNSKVITNSKKEKKKLAPGELHKKVKIRKSIESDEKSHRRDSEESLATKSSDSTENSKTDEYLHVKNMKLNNHFDGDGIKTDVTGDNNVVYRMKTISKNAHIVTKHDYKLNNKIQNLDMKLKKKSKVLSDGKAIEKERDKEWRNDLLDKEGKYAQNEGYRETNNHEAKKKLPTKVEAKCDIKSSEVQSVDSECEKDGSEVRLCLSERTVGEEKEDNKLKRTLTDSAITSPNGLLSSEKKRKTTHSSCPDPPGSTNVGTIGGSRGDSPPASSQRTGAVSPRRKERPKDKSYCKLVAERTARPEAEKFTNRSPNSQAQGEDSGIESMDALSEKSPNQASQSPPGPQRKERLDMPRSTSPTSVQRIIGVIDPTPASDELLERLSLATGQPHYDPGPPDIDDIGDIEAELAKMHDHINGDDAPRRPLDVSNQTKEVKRTPTPVLRDDDKPPCQSIDRGNDQDKKEDIKLESNIAQKDEATKQERNVSPKKEKSEEFDNLPSRVSPPLYTYSNQEKSSTEGHEIKEEKSTVENGEAKNFETEKDKTEVKIERLPLKADFPDKSLLEQLLIEIPTPDYVSKRPESPSPSALERVARSSVRTRSSSKMNSPADGPKTPRLSPGLSKLERSDSPALQPRNCLRSSSVDKTSPKTATVANAKPVPGGKRKRRESESSCTSTVSIEEGLSPGRTKKKPRRVDQKPGIPAVGGKGKKDSDSDSDEPLICKVRGKGVKTVKPGVKVVKGAEGVGTRRSVRHGAAPTAPATPAPPNSTTVRRKTRSAVGEGTTASPSAVRRRRASRDGK